From Algoriphagus sp. NG3, the proteins below share one genomic window:
- a CDS encoding AI-2E family transporter: MKTSALQLPAYLKALSVMVFIIVLVFFLVVGKSLLVPLFMGGFFAILFTPLSIWLESKKTPRILSCIISLLLMIALVGGLLTFIIGNVANFTKDFDDVSGKLVAYAVDIDAWVMDTFSYDAAIAEKANTDYLKNLLTENSSSIGDFALKTVGSLTGLVLIPVFMFFFLLYRNHLTNVLIHIYKDKDPELVKTRIVSLRKVILNYIVGVVKVMGILAILNITAFSLLGIKHAVFFGTLGAMLNIIPYVGPFFGAMLPMVYSFLTKDSLFYPVGVLVSYQVIQMIEGNFLTPKIVGGNVNLNAFITFLGLIIGGTIWGVAGMILIIPMMAILREIFDLSDSTRPFALLLGEEKGEDKKESMEEESEEQHEKEND, translated from the coding sequence ATGAAAACATCAGCTTTGCAACTTCCAGCCTACTTAAAAGCTCTGTCGGTAATGGTATTCATTATCGTGTTGGTGTTTTTTCTCGTTGTCGGGAAGAGTCTCCTTGTCCCGTTATTCATGGGAGGCTTCTTTGCGATCTTATTTACACCCTTGTCGATCTGGCTTGAATCGAAAAAAACCCCCAGAATTCTCTCCTGCATCATCTCATTACTCTTGATGATTGCACTGGTCGGGGGGCTTTTGACATTTATCATCGGGAATGTGGCAAATTTCACCAAGGATTTTGATGATGTCTCAGGAAAACTGGTGGCCTATGCAGTCGATATTGACGCCTGGGTCATGGACACATTCTCTTATGATGCGGCGATAGCTGAAAAAGCTAATACAGATTATTTAAAGAATCTATTGACAGAAAACAGCTCAAGTATAGGTGATTTTGCATTAAAGACAGTAGGGTCACTGACTGGCTTGGTGCTAATTCCAGTTTTCATGTTTTTCTTTCTATTGTATAGAAATCACCTGACCAATGTGCTTATTCATATTTATAAAGACAAGGATCCAGAGCTGGTAAAAACAAGAATAGTCAGCTTGCGCAAGGTCATACTAAACTATATCGTAGGGGTGGTGAAAGTAATGGGTATTTTAGCAATACTCAACATCACGGCTTTCTCTTTGCTGGGCATAAAACATGCCGTGTTTTTCGGAACACTGGGTGCAATGTTGAACATTATCCCTTACGTGGGACCATTCTTTGGAGCTATGCTGCCGATGGTTTATTCTTTTCTTACCAAGGACAGCTTATTCTATCCTGTGGGGGTTCTTGTCAGCTATCAAGTGATCCAAATGATTGAGGGGAATTTTCTTACTCCAAAAATTGTGGGCGGAAATGTAAACTTAAATGCCTTTATCACTTTTCTTGGTCTAATCATCGGTGGTACAATCTGGGGAGTCGCAGGAATGATACTCATCATCCCTATGATGGCAATATTGAGAGAAATATTTGATTTGAGTGATTCTACGCGTCCATTTGCCCTATTGCTCGGTGAGGAAAAGGGAGAGGATAAAAAAGAATCGATGGAAGAAGAGTCTGAAGAACAACATGAAAAAGAAAACGACTAA
- a CDS encoding tetratricopeptide repeat protein: MKKKTTNLFLALLIAGSSFSCDSEGNKKGRFLLKGNEKMDENDPKNAMGFYSEALKIDSTYSEAYFNKALAHNQLNQLSESIFDLTLAIRYKPDYYEAFFQRGLNYLDNGEFYKAREDASTLVQLDEQNWKSHFLTGLVEEKLKNFPEALKAFEKASSINPGNSDLLVNQATILFYLKDYKGSTKILDKAMAVNPMEPNLYNLQSMIYFEEKMYTEALKAVEKAISLDKSQAYFYNNKGLYLLYLDQPETGLELINQSIKMNPNNPFALRNKGIYYVMQGDKISALQYLAELDQKYPDMELVSEYLKKAQAL, translated from the coding sequence ATGAAAAAGAAAACGACTAATTTATTTTTAGCATTACTCATTGCCGGTTCTTCATTTTCCTGTGATTCGGAGGGAAACAAAAAAGGCAGGTTTCTCCTGAAAGGCAATGAAAAAATGGATGAAAACGACCCTAAAAATGCGATGGGGTTCTATAGTGAAGCCCTTAAAATCGACTCCACCTATTCCGAAGCATATTTTAATAAGGCACTGGCGCATAATCAGCTCAATCAACTTAGTGAAAGTATCTTTGACCTCACTCTAGCCATCAGATACAAACCTGATTACTATGAAGCTTTCTTTCAGCGTGGGTTAAATTATCTGGACAATGGTGAATTCTACAAAGCCAGGGAAGATGCTTCCACACTAGTACAACTGGACGAGCAAAACTGGAAAAGCCATTTCCTGACCGGATTGGTTGAAGAAAAATTGAAGAATTTCCCAGAAGCCTTGAAGGCTTTCGAAAAAGCTTCCAGTATAAATCCGGGTAATTCGGACCTTCTAGTAAATCAGGCTACCATTCTCTTTTATTTAAAAGACTACAAAGGATCAACAAAAATTCTCGATAAGGCTATGGCAGTCAATCCCATGGAGCCCAATCTGTACAATCTCCAGTCTATGATCTATTTTGAAGAGAAAATGTACACGGAAGCACTAAAAGCAGTAGAGAAAGCCATATCGCTGGACAAAAGCCAAGCGTATTTTTATAATAATAAGGGTTTGTATCTACTCTATTTAGATCAACCAGAAACAGGTCTTGAGCTGATCAACCAAAGTATCAAAATGAATCCTAACAATCCTTTTGCGCTAAGAAACAAGGGCATATATTATGTGATGCAAGGAGATAAAATCTCCGCTTTGCAATACTTGGCAGAATTGGATCAAAAGTATCCTGATATGGAGTTGGTATCCGAATATTTGAAAAAGGCTCAAGCACTCTGA
- a CDS encoding ATP-binding protein, which produces MHEKGINSTFKKLIYESAEMVFLTDDSYPYAIFYSNQSFENQIGESLDDRSLVGMGMDISDFIFSEEVRFSYAGDEFDFQIELPQDSSVNYFLFYKGEKVRDQGLPIKREFELFLMESAEAQFVLKPGGEVFLVNKEALRILGFGDEEGFSHFREIEAYFVDSKQWGFWINEAIANPVPHKFSSILRLLPDIKLELEVVAKQVKLDSNQYIIFSLKDITEKVTLERNLVDSGRFLMNLTEQVPGGLYQLVLDGEGKMSFSFLSKGIAQVLGLSPEEMENITDISTAISKIHPLDLPQVITSSIASAKKQEPWQCQFRVKSDSEKDEYRWILGAASPQTLDNGDMVWYGYLTDISRQKEFEASLDESRKAAERTNQIKSDFLSMISHELRTPLNAISGSTYTLLNDHPQVHQKPELDTINFAVDNLIIMINDLLDFQKIEAGKLTIEKSPLQLRSFVGQLLKGLSFHARDSNNKLEASLSDGLDITVLGDKTRLSQILNNLITNALKFTKEGEVKVAVNLLEKSNGRVRVHFEVSDNGIGIAPEHQEKIFRDFDQIRPTFSSKYGGTGLGLSITRKLLSLMGGNIELESTLNIGSRFFFDLEFEVVENQESNSGNDAGYSDTVLPLNLLMAEDNDVNALVLGKIISKWGFTFERAKNGVEAIAAAKQSSFDCILMDIQMPEMNGFDATLAIKQVSDVPVIALTAGAMVEVAERIEDCGFDGFVSKPIDANELRKMILEVILERNQSA; this is translated from the coding sequence ATGCACGAAAAAGGCATCAATAGCACATTTAAAAAACTGATCTACGAGTCAGCAGAAATGGTGTTTCTTACAGATGACAGCTATCCTTATGCTATTTTTTATTCAAATCAATCCTTTGAAAACCAAATCGGGGAAAGCCTGGATGATAGAAGTCTGGTAGGCATGGGGATGGATATAAGTGATTTTATTTTCAGTGAGGAAGTGAGATTTTCTTATGCAGGGGATGAATTTGACTTTCAGATTGAACTGCCGCAAGACAGTTCTGTAAACTATTTTTTATTCTATAAAGGTGAAAAAGTACGAGACCAGGGGCTTCCTATTAAAAGGGAATTTGAACTGTTTTTGATGGAATCCGCAGAGGCACAGTTTGTTTTAAAACCTGGAGGCGAAGTCTTTCTTGTCAATAAGGAAGCATTGAGGATTTTGGGGTTTGGCGATGAAGAGGGGTTCAGCCATTTCAGGGAAATTGAAGCTTATTTTGTGGATTCCAAACAATGGGGGTTTTGGATCAATGAAGCTATAGCTAATCCTGTTCCCCATAAATTCTCATCCATTCTTCGTCTTTTACCAGATATTAAGCTTGAACTGGAAGTAGTAGCAAAGCAGGTGAAGCTGGATTCAAACCAGTACATAATTTTTTCATTAAAGGACATTACTGAAAAAGTCACCCTCGAAAGAAACCTGGTGGATAGCGGTCGATTCTTAATGAATCTTACCGAGCAGGTTCCGGGCGGACTTTACCAGCTTGTTTTGGACGGTGAGGGGAAAATGAGCTTTTCATTTCTTTCCAAGGGAATAGCTCAGGTATTGGGCCTGAGTCCAGAAGAGATGGAAAATATCACGGATATATCCACGGCAATATCCAAGATTCATCCGTTGGATCTGCCGCAGGTCATCACTTCCTCGATAGCATCAGCTAAAAAGCAGGAGCCATGGCAGTGCCAGTTTAGGGTGAAATCTGATTCTGAGAAGGATGAATATCGGTGGATTTTAGGAGCCGCAAGTCCCCAAACACTTGATAATGGGGATATGGTTTGGTATGGATACCTTACTGACATAAGTAGGCAGAAAGAGTTTGAGGCTTCACTGGATGAGTCCAGAAAAGCAGCGGAAAGGACAAACCAGATTAAATCAGATTTTCTTTCTATGATCAGTCATGAACTCCGGACACCGCTGAATGCTATATCTGGATCCACTTATACCTTACTTAACGATCATCCTCAAGTCCACCAGAAACCAGAATTAGATACCATCAACTTTGCGGTAGATAATCTGATCATTATGATCAATGATTTACTTGATTTTCAGAAAATAGAAGCGGGGAAATTGACTATTGAAAAATCCCCTCTCCAGCTGAGATCGTTTGTTGGGCAATTGCTTAAAGGGTTATCATTTCATGCTAGAGACAGTAATAATAAATTAGAAGCATCGCTCTCAGATGGATTGGACATCACTGTTTTAGGGGATAAAACCCGATTGTCCCAGATTTTGAATAACCTGATAACCAATGCGCTTAAGTTCACCAAAGAAGGGGAGGTGAAGGTGGCGGTAAACTTGCTTGAAAAATCAAACGGAAGGGTAAGGGTACATTTTGAAGTTAGCGATAATGGAATAGGGATCGCACCTGAGCATCAGGAAAAAATTTTCAGGGATTTCGATCAGATAAGACCAACTTTCAGCTCCAAATATGGTGGAACGGGTCTAGGGTTGTCAATCACCAGAAAGCTTTTGAGCCTTATGGGAGGCAATATTGAACTGGAATCCACATTAAACATTGGCAGTCGGTTCTTTTTTGATTTGGAATTTGAAGTGGTTGAAAATCAGGAGAGTAATTCCGGTAATGATGCGGGATATTCCGATACTGTTTTACCGCTCAATTTGCTTATGGCTGAAGACAATGATGTGAATGCACTGGTTTTGGGGAAAATAATATCAAAATGGGGTTTCACCTTCGAACGTGCCAAAAATGGGGTAGAGGCAATAGCTGCGGCTAAACAATCCTCGTTTGATTGCATTTTGATGGATATTCAGATGCCGGAAATGAATGGGTTTGATGCTACGCTTGCCATCAAACAGGTTTCTGATGTTCCGGTGATTGCATTGACAGCTGGAGCCATGGTAGAAGTAGCGGAACGCATTGAGGATTGTGGTTTTGACGGATTTGTTTCCAAACCGATTGATGCAAATGAATTAAGGAAAATGATTCTCGAAGTTATACTTGAGAGAAATCAGAGTGCTTGA
- a CDS encoding porin encodes MKTPQQFSVFLLIILCICCFQRSFAQNESDERALINVKNGISISKDSLFLLNLRFRMQNRFGFNTASGEDFEIESIDFRIRRLRLRLDGYVLSSKIQYYIQLGFSKSDLDLETGTYAQPIRDAIVYYFLTPNFYLGFGQSKLPGNRERVVSSGNLQFTDRSIANGFFTLDRDFGFFAYYTLQTSGSSQFQLKGAINTGEGRNPSVGDRGLSYTARLEYLPFGSFKNFGDYSEGDLEFEVNPKLSLGFSYNLNENAHRSRGQLGSRLYEARDMNAFIADAMFKYAGWGAMTEFFQRWAHDPITQSTDGDVKAVFVGLGTNTQLSKMISRKSELAMRYSAVRPDKEINQYEERLEEAALGYTRYLNGHRIKLQSNLGYVWRNGTMKTAYMHNYWFATFQVEFGI; translated from the coding sequence ATGAAGACACCTCAGCAGTTTTCTGTCTTTCTCCTTATAATTCTGTGTATATGTTGTTTTCAGCGTTCCTTTGCGCAGAATGAGTCAGATGAACGTGCCCTGATCAACGTGAAAAATGGAATTAGTATTTCAAAAGACTCTCTTTTTTTGCTGAATTTGAGGTTTAGGATGCAAAATCGTTTTGGTTTTAACACAGCTAGTGGAGAGGACTTTGAAATCGAAAGCATTGATTTTAGAATACGCAGGCTTCGGCTCAGACTTGACGGCTATGTGTTGAGTTCCAAAATCCAATATTATATACAACTAGGTTTTTCAAAATCAGACCTGGATTTGGAAACGGGGACATACGCTCAGCCTATCCGGGACGCTATCGTTTACTATTTCCTCACACCTAATTTCTACCTGGGATTTGGACAATCCAAACTGCCAGGCAACAGAGAACGTGTGGTAAGTTCTGGTAATTTGCAGTTTACGGATCGCTCGATTGCCAATGGCTTTTTCACCCTCGATCGTGATTTTGGCTTCTTTGCCTATTACACTTTACAGACTAGTGGCAGCTCTCAGTTTCAGCTAAAAGGCGCGATCAATACTGGGGAGGGTAGAAATCCATCAGTGGGTGACAGAGGGTTGAGTTATACTGCCAGGCTGGAGTATCTGCCTTTTGGTTCATTTAAGAACTTCGGAGACTACTCCGAAGGGGATTTGGAGTTTGAAGTAAACCCCAAGCTTTCTTTGGGGTTTTCCTATAATTTGAATGAAAATGCCCACCGTTCCAGAGGGCAACTAGGGTCTAGGCTGTATGAAGCCAGGGATATGAATGCTTTTATTGCAGATGCGATGTTCAAATATGCCGGTTGGGGTGCTATGACAGAGTTTTTTCAACGCTGGGCGCATGATCCCATTACCCAAAGCACAGACGGCGATGTGAAAGCAGTTTTTGTCGGATTAGGCACCAATACCCAACTCAGTAAGATGATTTCTAGAAAGTCTGAATTGGCGATGAGGTATTCTGCGGTTCGTCCCGATAAAGAAATCAACCAATATGAAGAAAGATTGGAGGAAGCAGCTCTCGGTTATACTAGGTACCTGAACGGTCACCGCATTAAACTACAGAGCAATCTAGGGTATGTTTGGCGGAATGGTACAATGAAGACTGCATATATGCACAACTATTGGTTCGCAACTTTTCAGGTGGAATTTGGTATTTGA
- a CDS encoding aconitate hydratase codes for MAFDIEMIKKVYARYPERIAAARKAVGRPLTLTEKILYAHLSEGAASQAFNRGVSYVDFQPDRVAMQDATAQMALLQFMQAGKSQVAVPSTVHCDHLIQAEVGADQDLIKAKDKNKEVYDFLASVSNKYGLGFWKPGAGIIHQVVLENYAFPGGMMIGTDSHTPNAGGLGMVAIGVGGADACDVMAGLPWELKFPKLIGVKLTGKLSGWTSAKDVILKVAGILTVKGGTGAIVEYFGEGARSLSATGKGTICNMGAEIGATTSIFGYDEKSAAYLASTERADVAELANGIAEHLTGDVEVYANPATYFDEVIEINLSELEPHVNGPFTPDLAWPISKFAAAVKENGWPAKLEVGLIGSCTNSSYEDISRAASLAQQAVDKKLIAKSEYTITPGSEQVRFTVDRDGFLDTFGQMGGVVLANACGPCIGQWARHGAEKQEKNSIITSFNRNFAKRADGNPNTHSFVASPEIVTALAIAGDLTFNPMTDSLINEEGVSVKLDEPTGLELPTKGFAVEDAGYQEPAEDGSKVSVVVSPTSDRLQLLDSFKPWEGADLKGLKLLIKAKGKCTTDHISMAGPWLRFRGHLDNISNNMLIGAVNAYTDATNSVKNQLTGTYGEVPATQRDYKANGIGSIVVGDENYGEGSSREHAAMEPRFLGVRAILVKSFARIHETNLKKQGMLALTFANPADYDLVQEDDSIDIVGLTSFAPGKQLQVVLNHADGTSDTIQVNHTYNQGQIEWFKAGSALNLIKAKA; via the coding sequence ATGGCTTTTGATATTGAAATGATCAAAAAAGTGTATGCCAGATACCCAGAGCGTATCGCTGCGGCCCGCAAGGCTGTAGGGCGTCCACTTACTTTGACTGAAAAGATTCTTTACGCACACTTGAGCGAAGGCGCCGCTTCCCAGGCATTTAACAGGGGTGTGTCTTACGTAGATTTTCAACCGGATCGGGTTGCGATGCAAGATGCCACCGCCCAAATGGCTTTATTGCAATTTATGCAAGCTGGCAAAAGCCAGGTAGCTGTTCCATCCACAGTTCACTGTGATCACTTGATCCAGGCTGAAGTAGGTGCGGATCAGGATTTGATCAAAGCCAAAGATAAAAACAAGGAAGTTTATGACTTTTTAGCTTCAGTGTCCAACAAATATGGCCTTGGATTTTGGAAGCCTGGGGCTGGTATTATCCACCAGGTAGTGTTGGAAAACTATGCTTTCCCTGGAGGTATGATGATAGGAACTGACTCTCATACGCCGAATGCCGGTGGTTTGGGAATGGTGGCTATCGGAGTAGGTGGTGCCGATGCCTGTGATGTAATGGCAGGTCTTCCTTGGGAGCTGAAATTCCCAAAATTGATCGGTGTAAAGCTTACAGGCAAACTGTCTGGCTGGACATCTGCTAAAGATGTGATCTTAAAAGTAGCCGGAATTCTTACTGTAAAAGGTGGTACAGGTGCTATCGTTGAGTATTTCGGAGAAGGGGCCAGATCTTTATCCGCTACAGGAAAAGGAACAATCTGTAATATGGGGGCAGAGATCGGGGCTACTACTTCCATTTTCGGTTACGATGAGAAATCTGCCGCTTATTTAGCTTCCACAGAACGAGCTGATGTGGCTGAATTGGCCAATGGAATAGCTGAACACTTGACCGGTGACGTAGAAGTATATGCAAATCCTGCTACTTACTTCGATGAAGTAATAGAAATCAACCTTTCTGAGCTTGAGCCTCATGTAAATGGCCCGTTCACTCCAGATCTGGCCTGGCCGATCTCTAAATTTGCTGCTGCCGTGAAAGAAAACGGCTGGCCGGCGAAACTGGAAGTAGGATTGATAGGTTCTTGCACCAATTCATCCTATGAGGATATTTCCAGAGCTGCTTCACTTGCTCAGCAGGCAGTAGATAAGAAACTTATTGCAAAATCTGAATATACCATTACGCCAGGATCTGAGCAGGTCCGGTTCACAGTGGATAGAGATGGTTTCTTGGATACTTTTGGCCAAATGGGCGGTGTAGTATTGGCAAATGCCTGCGGCCCTTGTATCGGGCAGTGGGCTCGTCATGGAGCTGAAAAACAGGAGAAAAACTCCATTATCACATCTTTCAACAGAAATTTTGCAAAGCGTGCGGATGGTAATCCAAACACACACTCGTTTGTAGCTTCTCCTGAGATTGTGACCGCTTTGGCAATTGCCGGTGATTTGACTTTCAACCCAATGACCGATAGTCTGATCAATGAAGAAGGTGTGTCAGTGAAACTGGATGAACCTACAGGACTGGAATTGCCTACAAAAGGATTTGCAGTAGAAGATGCCGGATATCAGGAGCCCGCGGAAGATGGGTCAAAGGTATCTGTAGTGGTAAGCCCTACTTCAGACCGTCTTCAATTGCTGGATTCATTTAAGCCATGGGAAGGTGCTGATCTTAAAGGTCTCAAACTTCTGATCAAAGCCAAAGGAAAGTGTACAACCGACCATATCTCTATGGCAGGTCCATGGTTGAGGTTCCGAGGTCACTTGGACAATATCTCTAACAACATGCTGATTGGTGCGGTCAATGCCTATACAGATGCGACCAATTCAGTTAAAAATCAATTGACTGGTACATATGGTGAAGTCCCTGCTACTCAGCGTGATTACAAGGCAAATGGAATAGGATCTATAGTGGTAGGTGACGAAAACTATGGAGAAGGTTCCTCCAGAGAACATGCTGCAATGGAGCCTCGATTCCTTGGGGTCCGTGCTATTTTGGTAAAATCTTTCGCCAGAATCCACGAGACTAACCTCAAGAAGCAAGGTATGCTTGCGCTTACCTTCGCAAATCCGGCTGACTATGATTTGGTTCAGGAGGATGATTCTATAGATATCGTTGGGTTGACATCATTTGCACCTGGCAAGCAGCTGCAGGTAGTGCTAAACCACGCAGATGGGACTTCTGATACCATTCAGGTGAACCATACTTATAATCAAGGTCAAATCGAATGGTTCAAAGCTGGCTCAGCATTGAATCTGATCAAAGCCAAAGCATAA
- a CDS encoding histidine kinase N-terminal 7TM domain-containing protein: protein MELVFNPFSVTLLLSGLLVGGLSLYIALKIEDATRWIAMTMLCAAIWGFFYGLELSVSTREAMVALLKFEYIGIAFLAPCWLIFSLNYTSYRSNRPKLMLGLILLVPVITYILVLTNDHHYFFYESIQVIKTGPFPTAKIEIGPWYTLNVLYIYFAYGLGSFIIWKRFKYSDPLFKAQTRIMLSAGLFPLIFNLFYQTHLFRPYEVIDLTPFSFLLTYLILGFAILKYQLFSLKPIARNKVMEAITKGVLVLDAEQQIVDFNPAFISFYSPSLKKIKVASKAKDIFKKHGDILSLIVQQKAAVIECQTLIGQKEKILRVEAIPLVDKKSVTTGLILLFDDITEQQAINQKLKDQASELQQLNNLKDKYFSIISHDLKGPIFGIKELIHHTNTGLISKDEFIDLLPEVSRNMEQVALLLENLLAWSSSQLRSGETTQFQEFDIYKILVQQKGILERIANEKKIVIEILSEANSLVSADKNMIELVLRNIINNAIKFSPQGSTIKISTQEEYDTIKIYIEDFGKGIPSENLSKIREGISFTTTGQNNESGTGLGLLLVNEYIEKNKGQLEVNSEEGKGTLFCIRLPKVNKKELA from the coding sequence ATGGAACTTGTATTCAATCCATTTTCTGTCACTCTCTTACTGTCAGGGTTACTGGTTGGAGGACTCTCTCTGTATATCGCTCTCAAAATTGAGGATGCTACCCGATGGATAGCAATGACTATGCTGTGTGCAGCCATTTGGGGATTTTTCTATGGGCTGGAACTCAGTGTTTCCACAAGGGAAGCTATGGTTGCGCTCCTGAAATTTGAATATATTGGAATTGCATTTTTAGCACCGTGCTGGCTGATATTCAGTCTAAACTATACTAGCTATAGATCAAATAGACCAAAGCTCATGCTGGGACTGATACTGTTAGTCCCAGTCATCACTTATATTTTGGTTCTTACCAATGATCATCATTACTTCTTTTATGAGTCAATTCAAGTAATCAAAACAGGGCCTTTTCCCACCGCAAAAATAGAGATCGGGCCATGGTATACATTGAATGTGCTATATATCTATTTCGCCTATGGATTAGGCAGTTTTATCATCTGGAAAAGATTCAAGTACTCTGACCCTCTATTTAAAGCCCAAACCAGAATTATGCTTTCCGCTGGTTTATTCCCTTTAATTTTTAATCTCTTCTACCAGACCCATTTATTTAGGCCATACGAAGTCATAGATCTTACCCCATTTTCATTTTTGCTGACTTATCTGATATTAGGATTTGCTATACTCAAATACCAACTCTTCAGTCTTAAGCCAATTGCGAGGAATAAAGTAATGGAAGCAATTACCAAAGGGGTATTAGTGCTTGATGCCGAGCAACAAATCGTTGACTTCAATCCTGCTTTCATTTCATTCTACTCACCAAGTCTGAAAAAAATCAAAGTTGCTTCCAAGGCGAAAGATATTTTCAAAAAACATGGCGACATCCTCAGCCTAATAGTACAGCAAAAAGCCGCAGTGATAGAATGTCAAACCTTAATTGGACAAAAAGAGAAAATCTTGAGAGTAGAAGCAATTCCACTCGTGGATAAAAAATCAGTAACCACTGGCTTGATCTTACTTTTTGATGACATTACAGAACAACAAGCTATTAATCAAAAACTGAAAGACCAAGCTTCAGAGCTACAGCAATTAAACAACCTGAAAGACAAATACTTCAGCATCATCTCCCATGACCTTAAGGGGCCTATTTTTGGTATAAAAGAACTCATTCATCATACCAACACAGGATTGATATCCAAAGATGAATTTATAGACTTGCTACCTGAGGTATCCAGAAACATGGAACAAGTCGCACTTTTGCTTGAAAATCTCCTTGCCTGGTCGAGTTCACAGTTAAGAAGCGGAGAAACTACACAGTTTCAGGAATTTGATATTTATAAGATTCTAGTACAGCAAAAGGGAATCCTGGAAAGAATCGCTAATGAAAAGAAAATAGTGATAGAGATTTTATCGGAAGCAAATTCACTGGTCAGTGCTGATAAAAACATGATTGAACTGGTCCTGAGAAATATTATTAACAACGCCATCAAATTTTCCCCTCAGGGGAGCACCATCAAGATAAGCACCCAGGAGGAATATGACACTATCAAGATTTACATAGAAGATTTTGGCAAAGGAATACCTAGCGAGAACCTTTCTAAAATACGTGAGGGAATCTCATTTACAACCACTGGTCAAAACAATGAATCGGGCACTGGACTGGGGCTCCTTCTGGTTAATGAATACATCGAAAAAAACAAAGGTCAGCTAGAGGTAAATTCAGAAGAAGGCAAAGGCACTCTGTTTTGTATTAGACTTCCCAAAGTCAACAAAAAAGAACTGGCCTAA
- a CDS encoding acyl-CoA reductase, which yields MNPSERISAFVQLGEAIKAISFDEKEELLWRAENNNSWFSTSSVESALEGIAFMLDPDKLTAWLEEYDLQKVTQPKSVGLMLAGNIPAVGFHDLMCVVLSGHQAVIKLSSSDEILMKWIIKTLIGIDSRLSEQIRIEEMLKGMDAYIATGSDNSSRYFNYYFGKYPHVIRQNRTSVAVLSGEETAEDYVRLGRDIFQYYGLGCRNVSKIYLKSATQLQALLDALEIYAPIGAHHKYHNNYDYNKSIYLVNLEDHLDNGFLLLRESNELVSPISVLFYELYEDEMQLSEKLEGMKEKIQCIVGNGAGRVPFGTAQNPEPWEYADEVDTMAFLLSLD from the coding sequence ATGAATCCATCAGAACGTATTTCAGCATTTGTCCAATTAGGTGAGGCTATCAAAGCAATCAGCTTTGATGAAAAAGAGGAGTTGCTGTGGAGAGCAGAAAACAATAATAGCTGGTTTTCCACAAGCTCAGTAGAATCTGCCTTGGAAGGAATTGCTTTTATGCTTGACCCGGACAAATTGACTGCCTGGTTGGAGGAGTATGATTTGCAGAAGGTGACTCAACCCAAGTCTGTTGGGCTAATGCTGGCTGGGAATATACCGGCGGTTGGGTTCCATGATTTGATGTGTGTAGTACTTTCAGGACATCAGGCAGTAATTAAGCTGAGTTCTTCTGACGAAATTCTGATGAAATGGATAATTAAAACCCTGATTGGAATTGACTCCAGGTTGTCAGAGCAGATTCGCATAGAGGAAATGCTGAAAGGCATGGATGCTTATATAGCCACTGGAAGTGATAATTCATCCCGCTATTTCAATTATTACTTTGGCAAATACCCACATGTCATCAGACAGAACAGGACTTCGGTGGCTGTTCTAAGCGGAGAAGAGACTGCGGAGGATTACGTTCGGTTGGGCAGGGATATTTTTCAGTATTATGGTTTGGGCTGTAGAAATGTTTCCAAGATTTACCTCAAGTCTGCGACTCAACTCCAAGCTTTACTTGACGCTCTGGAAATTTATGCGCCCATTGGAGCTCATCATAAATATCATAACAATTACGACTACAATAAATCGATCTACCTAGTGAACCTAGAGGATCACTTGGACAATGGTTTTTTGCTGCTGAGGGAAAGCAATGAGCTGGTATCTCCGATATCGGTGCTTTTTTATGAGCTCTATGAAGATGAAATGCAATTGTCAGAAAAACTTGAAGGGATGAAAGAGAAAATCCAATGCATTGTGGGCAATGGTGCAGGACGGGTTCCCTTTGGTACTGCGCAGAATCCTGAACCTTGGGAATATGCCGATGAAGTTGACACAATGGCTTTTTTACTTAGTCTGGATTAG
- a CDS encoding 4Fe-4S binding protein → MAIMITDECINCGACEPECPNTAIYEGGVEWTWGGGTSLNEVTLEDGTVVDGNEKQDPVSDEFYYIVTDKCTECNGFHEEPQCAAVCPVDCCVDDPDHRETEEELLAKKAMMHGE, encoded by the coding sequence ATGGCTATAATGATCACCGACGAATGCATCAACTGTGGTGCATGCGAACCAGAATGCCCAAACACTGCTATCTATGAAGGTGGCGTAGAGTGGACTTGGGGTGGCGGTACTAGTTTGAATGAAGTTACATTGGAGGACGGTACCGTAGTAGATGGCAATGAGAAGCAGGATCCTGTATCGGATGAATTCTATTATATAGTTACCGATAAATGTACCGAATGTAATGGCTTCCACGAGGAACCCCAATGCGCGGCGGTATGCCCTGTGGATTGCTGTGTAGATGACCCAGATCACCGTGAGACAGAAGAAGAACTCCTGGCTAAAAAAGCGATGATGCATGGGGAATAA